One genomic window of Halolamina sediminis includes the following:
- a CDS encoding 30S ribosomal protein S3ae: MSETSTKIEGKRWYTVLAPEQFDRAEIGETVAEEPNQVVGRTIETTLGEMEGDQGQNNSKLTFKINDVGSDAAYTEFIKYELTRDYLRSLVRRGASKVAATVTLLTTDDYRVKIQPVALTTQKADRSQEQAIRSVMTDIVEEAAEERTFEQLVDSVVEGRVSSAIYGEAKEIYPLRRVEVQKLTLEARPEEVAAEEEASVDVDEEDVEE, translated from the coding sequence ATGAGCGAGACATCCACCAAGATCGAAGGTAAACGATGGTACACCGTGCTCGCGCCCGAGCAGTTCGACCGGGCCGAGATCGGTGAGACCGTCGCGGAGGAACCGAACCAGGTCGTCGGCCGAACCATCGAGACCACGCTGGGCGAGATGGAGGGCGACCAGGGACAGAACAACAGCAAGCTCACGTTCAAGATCAACGACGTGGGCAGCGACGCCGCCTACACCGAGTTCATCAAGTACGAGCTCACGCGGGACTACCTGCGCTCGCTGGTGCGCCGCGGCGCCTCGAAGGTCGCTGCCACCGTCACGCTGCTGACGACTGACGACTACCGCGTCAAGATCCAGCCCGTGGCGCTGACGACCCAGAAGGCCGACCGCTCGCAGGAGCAGGCCATCCGCTCGGTGATGACCGACATCGTCGAGGAGGCCGCCGAGGAGCGCACGTTCGAGCAGCTCGTCGACAGCGTCGTCGAGGGCCGAGTGTCCTCGGCCATCTACGGCGAGGCCAAGGAGATCTACCCGCTGCGCCGCGTCGAGGTCCAGAAGCTGACTCTCGAAGCCCGACCCGAGGAGGTCGCGGCCGAGGAGGAAGCCTCTGTGGACGTGGACGAGGAAGACGTCGAGGAGTAG
- a CDS encoding cupredoxin domain-containing protein: MDRRRYLAAAGAAAAASLGGCLGLTRGENTEFDVGMRPSSFDPPTVTVAVGEEVVWENTGTRDHTVTAYEASLPDGAEFFATGGYESEDAARQAWSNGTQGALSNGDQFTHTFEIPGEYDYFCIPHESGGMVGRVIVEDRTPTASE, from the coding sequence ATGGACCGCCGACGCTACCTTGCCGCCGCCGGGGCTGCCGCCGCGGCGAGTCTCGGGGGCTGTCTCGGGCTGACGCGGGGCGAGAACACCGAGTTCGACGTGGGGATGCGACCGAGTTCGTTCGACCCGCCGACAGTCACCGTCGCCGTCGGCGAGGAGGTCGTCTGGGAGAACACAGGCACCCGCGATCACACGGTCACCGCCTACGAGGCGTCGCTCCCCGACGGCGCCGAGTTCTTCGCGACCGGCGGCTACGAGAGCGAGGACGCCGCCCGGCAGGCCTGGAGCAACGGGACCCAGGGCGCGCTGAGCAACGGCGACCAGTTCACCCACACGTTCGAGATCCCCGGCGAGTACGACTACTTCTGTATCCCCCACGAGAGCGGCGGGATGGTGGGGAGAGTGATCGTCGAGGACCGAACGCCGACGGCGAGCGAGTAG
- a CDS encoding protein sorting system archaetidylserine synthase (This PssA-like phosphatidyltransferase, along with a PssD-like decarboxylase, is required in Haloarchaea for the archaeosortase ArtA to replace the PGF-CTERM sorting signal with a C-terminal lipid anchor.), producing the protein MRLRSLGRLGPADAVTVGNAALGFLAAVAATVDIGLAARLVLLGAIADGLDGVVARKYGGTEAGPYLDSLADVATFGVAPATLVAVVARREWGTPAALLSGVSTEALLALAGVVVPALYVAAAVTRLGLYTAYDTDSDETVGVPTTLAATIFGAIVLTGYRGAGTVLMGFHDAGFLLALAAVLTPLMLCDVVYPDLHAQDALVMGVVQAGAVLLPGLYGRGFAFGLLYVALAYLVLGPMLYWRR; encoded by the coding sequence ATGCGCTTGCGGTCGCTCGGCCGTCTCGGTCCAGCCGACGCCGTCACCGTCGGGAACGCCGCGCTGGGGTTTCTCGCGGCCGTCGCCGCGACCGTCGACATCGGCCTCGCGGCCCGGCTCGTGCTGTTGGGCGCGATCGCTGACGGGCTCGACGGCGTCGTCGCCCGAAAGTACGGCGGCACCGAGGCCGGCCCGTACCTCGACTCGCTGGCCGACGTTGCCACCTTCGGCGTCGCCCCCGCGACCCTCGTCGCCGTCGTCGCGCGCCGGGAGTGGGGGACGCCGGCAGCGCTGCTCTCCGGCGTCTCGACGGAAGCACTGCTCGCGCTGGCCGGCGTCGTCGTGCCCGCACTGTACGTCGCCGCCGCGGTCACCAGACTAGGGCTGTACACCGCTTACGACACCGACAGCGACGAGACTGTCGGCGTGCCGACGACGCTCGCGGCGACGATCTTCGGCGCGATCGTGCTCACGGGCTACCGCGGTGCCGGGACCGTCCTGATGGGCTTTCACGACGCCGGCTTCCTGCTCGCGCTCGCGGCGGTCCTGACGCCGCTGATGCTCTGTGACGTCGTCTACCCCGACCTCCACGCACAGGACGCACTGGTGATGGGGGTCGTTCAGGCCGGCGCCGTCCTGCTGCCGGGGCTGTACGGCCGCGGCTTCGCGTTCGGCCTGCTGTACGTCGCACTCGCGTACCTCGTCTTGGGCCCGATGCTCTACTGGCGGCGCTGA
- a CDS encoding winged helix-turn-helix domain-containing protein has product MTGSDGDGATAGPDADPFSVLGNETRLRIVDALYEQTVAADSRDGCSYSRLKGAAGVRDNGNFNYHLDVLRDRFVEKADEGYRLSFAGFEIAKSLRAGAWQGHEPREPVEIEASSPLVDGRPLYASYEESLVRVHAADEEPVFQIAVRPSGAAYRDLHDLADVMSAQLVTAVERAQRGVCPYCHALPERSVERSPGEEPRHRFVADCPECGPLFEVPVGAAVARHPAVVSFYWARGVDVRKRRLWNLDVYGGHAVEKHGERTRLRIDRDRAALTLVLDEDGQVVDSTVEDVETAQRRQ; this is encoded by the coding sequence ATGACTGGCAGTGACGGCGACGGGGCGACCGCGGGGCCGGACGCCGACCCGTTCTCGGTGCTGGGCAACGAGACGCGCCTCCGGATCGTCGACGCGCTGTACGAGCAGACGGTTGCCGCCGACTCGCGGGACGGCTGTTCGTACTCCCGGCTCAAGGGGGCGGCGGGGGTTCGGGACAACGGGAACTTCAACTACCACCTCGACGTACTGCGGGACCGCTTCGTGGAGAAAGCCGACGAGGGGTACCGCCTCAGCTTCGCGGGGTTCGAGATCGCCAAGTCGCTGCGTGCCGGCGCGTGGCAGGGCCACGAGCCCCGCGAGCCAGTCGAGATCGAGGCGTCGTCGCCGCTGGTCGACGGCCGACCGCTGTACGCGAGCTACGAGGAGAGTCTAGTCCGGGTCCACGCGGCCGACGAGGAGCCGGTGTTCCAGATCGCCGTCAGGCCGAGCGGGGCGGCCTACCGCGACCTCCACGACCTCGCCGACGTGATGTCCGCACAGCTGGTGACGGCGGTCGAGCGGGCCCAGCGCGGCGTCTGCCCGTACTGTCACGCGCTGCCCGAGCGGTCGGTCGAACGGTCCCCGGGCGAGGAGCCGCGGCACCGCTTCGTCGCCGACTGCCCGGAGTGTGGCCCGCTGTTCGAGGTGCCGGTCGGCGCGGCGGTCGCGCGCCACCCGGCGGTGGTTTCGTTCTACTGGGCACGCGGCGTCGACGTGCGGAAACGACGCCTGTGGAACCTCGACGTGTACGGGGGCCACGCGGTCGAGAAGCACGGGGAGCGGACTCGGCTCCGGATCGACCGCGACCGGGCGGCGCTGACGCTCGTGCTCGACGAGGATGGGCAGGTGGTCGACTCGACGGTGGAGGATGTCGAAACCGCTCAGCGCCGCCAGTAG
- a CDS encoding serine hydrolase domain-containing protein produces MRQALSRRRFLAGVGASCAAAAVGPRTATASPSPAQSEIEATLDDLVAASLDEHDVPGATVAVVDGDSTLTKGYGVADREQGGEIDPAETAFRLGSVSKSVTATALMDAIQRGEIDPDEPVSEYVDGPLAPERPVTLAELITHRGGFEASNRGMWYPDVGSLRPLATLLETEPQKQVREPGTVGAYSNFGYALAGQVLASTAGEPFHRAIDDALLGPTGMSGSSFEQPLPDSLAGSHATGHGGTGPYRDGEFPLVGLRPAGSLSATADDVARFLELHLNGGAVGGEQVLEPGTIDAMHDQWATHHEQLAGMGFGLFEEFHGDVRTLWHNGATLSFYSHLVLVPEYDFGLFVGLNAANGSAAADVVDGVLEELLPDTEPRSLSPDGQPTRADELTGTYRALQQSHTWHDRTTSVLNAPTLRVRVADDGALVTERGDSTNRWVEIEPLVFQHESDGRRIAFGEDGGTIQYLFTGGSPTAFGRVEGVDRLQLHGILALLTMFGALSSVGGWPAGALYRRLRAERAGEVGDVSWETLLGSRMNRAKLVAAGGFLATLGGLALVIVHLGVTPYRVLSDPPVTFRALFAGPMLGLAGAVGSLGYAGRLWLAGDGSRLARIHYTLVAASLAGLCWLLRYWNLLAPPP; encoded by the coding sequence ATGCGACAGGCCCTCTCCCGGCGCCGGTTCCTCGCCGGCGTCGGCGCCAGCTGTGCCGCGGCCGCAGTCGGACCCCGGACGGCGACCGCGTCGCCGTCACCCGCCCAGTCCGAGATCGAAGCCACGCTCGACGACCTGGTCGCGGCGAGCCTTGACGAGCACGACGTCCCCGGCGCCACCGTCGCAGTGGTGGACGGCGACAGCACCCTCACGAAAGGGTACGGCGTCGCCGACCGGGAACAGGGTGGGGAGATCGATCCCGCCGAGACCGCGTTCCGGCTCGGCTCCGTCTCGAAGTCGGTCACTGCGACCGCGCTGATGGATGCGATCCAGCGTGGCGAGATCGATCCCGACGAGCCCGTCTCCGAGTACGTCGACGGGCCACTCGCCCCCGAACGGCCAGTCACGCTGGCGGAGCTGATCACCCACCGCGGCGGGTTCGAGGCGTCCAACCGCGGGATGTGGTACCCCGACGTCGGAAGCCTCCGGCCGCTTGCGACGTTGCTCGAAACGGAGCCACAGAAGCAGGTTCGCGAGCCCGGCACCGTCGGCGCGTACTCGAACTTCGGCTACGCACTGGCCGGGCAGGTGCTGGCGTCGACGGCCGGCGAGCCGTTCCACCGCGCGATCGACGACGCGCTCCTCGGCCCGACCGGGATGAGCGGGAGCAGCTTCGAACAGCCGCTCCCGGACTCGCTCGCCGGGAGCCACGCGACCGGTCACGGTGGAACGGGTCCGTACCGCGACGGCGAGTTCCCCCTAGTCGGCCTCCGGCCCGCAGGCTCGCTGTCGGCGACGGCCGACGACGTGGCCCGATTTCTCGAACTCCACCTGAACGGCGGCGCTGTCGGCGGCGAACAGGTGCTCGAACCCGGCACGATCGACGCGATGCACGACCAGTGGGCGACCCACCACGAGCAGCTCGCTGGGATGGGGTTCGGGCTGTTCGAGGAGTTCCACGGCGACGTTCGGACGCTCTGGCACAACGGCGCGACGCTGTCGTTCTACAGCCATCTCGTGCTCGTTCCTGAGTACGACTTCGGCCTGTTCGTCGGGCTCAACGCCGCAAACGGAAGCGCCGCGGCCGACGTGGTCGACGGCGTGCTCGAAGAGCTCCTGCCCGACACCGAACCGCGCTCGCTCTCACCCGACGGGCAGCCGACGCGCGCCGACGAACTGACTGGGACCTACCGTGCGCTCCAGCAGTCACACACGTGGCACGACCGAACGACGTCGGTGCTGAACGCCCCCACGCTCCGTGTCCGTGTCGCCGACGACGGCGCGCTCGTCACGGAACGCGGCGACAGCACGAACCGCTGGGTCGAGATCGAGCCGCTGGTGTTTCAGCACGAGTCAGACGGCCGCCGGATCGCGTTCGGGGAAGACGGCGGGACGATCCAGTACCTGTTCACCGGCGGCAGTCCGACCGCATTCGGCCGTGTCGAGGGCGTCGATCGGCTCCAACTGCACGGGATCCTCGCACTCCTCACGATGTTCGGGGCGCTCTCTTCGGTCGGGGGTTGGCCCGCCGGCGCGCTCTACCGGCGGCTCCGGGCGGAGCGGGCCGGCGAGGTCGGCGACGTGAGTTGGGAGACGCTCCTCGGCTCACGAATGAATCGGGCAAAGCTCGTAGCGGCAGGTGGATTCCTCGCGACACTCGGCGGGCTGGCGCTGGTGATCGTCCACCTCGGGGTGACGCCGTACCGCGTCCTCTCGGACCCGCCTGTCACGTTCCGGGCGCTGTTTGCGGGGCCGATGCTGGGGCTCGCCGGCGCGGTGGGGAGCCTCGGCTACGCCGGCCGCCTGTGGCTCGCGGGCGACGGTAGCCGACTCGCGAGAATCCACTACACGCTGGTCGCGGCGTCGCTCGCGGGGCTCTGTTGGCTGCTCCGGTACTGGAACCTGCTCGCCCCGCCGCCCTGA
- a CDS encoding HEAT repeat domain-containing protein, giving the protein MTDEEEPTEAEEEALQLSAEEMESRLDEASEALEAAETEADLDEVEATLDRVAEAFETAEFDEDDEAAEEIEGQIDELREGIESQRGPYAEDVLEEIESLQNQLTETRWTANGTPATQAAVDDYLDAAGDALGTEFGSAEDEEPEALANELDAVADAIEEADLDADADADTLAALVEATDDLGDGLEDAEEWDDLETNEQLRAEGFYDVLGHYKDYPVEWAALKEHEQQGNVEQVLRALDALESEFMERHCMEALTRMGDPAAFDEMHARAQKRDKPGIEALGKMGAGAEDAVDTLVEYVDEDSDPQLQKVTFRALGEIGSEEATQALANKLEMENDKVRPLAARALGLIGDTRAIEPLAATIEEDEERTVRTAAAWALRQIGTEAALEAVAEYEDAREYTLQTEAEKARETLEADDDAAAVEA; this is encoded by the coding sequence ATGACTGACGAGGAGGAGCCGACCGAGGCCGAGGAGGAGGCGCTCCAGCTCTCCGCAGAGGAGATGGAGTCACGCCTCGACGAGGCGAGCGAGGCACTCGAGGCGGCCGAGACCGAGGCCGACCTCGACGAGGTCGAAGCCACCCTCGACCGCGTCGCCGAGGCGTTCGAGACCGCCGAGTTCGACGAGGACGACGAGGCGGCCGAGGAGATCGAAGGCCAGATCGACGAGCTCCGCGAGGGGATCGAATCCCAGCGCGGCCCCTACGCCGAGGACGTGCTCGAGGAGATCGAGTCGCTCCAGAACCAGCTCACCGAGACGCGCTGGACCGCCAACGGGACGCCGGCGACCCAGGCGGCCGTCGACGACTACCTCGATGCCGCGGGCGACGCGCTCGGCACCGAGTTCGGCAGCGCCGAGGACGAGGAACCGGAGGCGCTCGCCAACGAGCTCGACGCCGTCGCCGACGCGATCGAAGAGGCCGACCTCGACGCCGACGCGGACGCCGACACGCTCGCCGCGCTGGTCGAGGCCACCGACGACCTCGGCGACGGGCTGGAAGACGCCGAGGAGTGGGACGACCTCGAAACCAACGAACAGCTCCGGGCGGAGGGGTTCTACGACGTGCTCGGCCACTACAAGGACTACCCCGTCGAGTGGGCCGCGCTGAAGGAGCACGAACAGCAGGGCAACGTCGAGCAGGTGCTCCGCGCGCTCGACGCGCTGGAGTCGGAGTTCATGGAGCGCCACTGCATGGAGGCGCTGACCCGGATGGGCGACCCCGCGGCGTTCGACGAGATGCACGCCCGCGCCCAGAAGCGCGACAAGCCCGGAATCGAGGCGCTCGGGAAGATGGGCGCCGGCGCCGAGGACGCCGTCGACACGCTGGTCGAGTACGTCGACGAAGACTCGGACCCGCAGCTCCAGAAAGTCACGTTCCGCGCGCTGGGCGAAATCGGCAGCGAGGAGGCCACCCAGGCGCTCGCGAACAAGCTGGAGATGGAGAACGACAAGGTCCGCCCGCTCGCGGCCCGTGCGCTCGGGCTGATCGGCGACACGCGCGCGATCGAGCCGCTCGCTGCGACGATCGAGGAGGACGAGGAACGCACCGTCCGGACCGCCGCGGCGTGGGCGCTCCGACAGATCGGCACCGAGGCGGCGCTCGAAGCCGTCGCCGAGTACGAGGACGCACGGGAGTACACGCTCCAGACCGAGGCGGAGAAAGCCCGCGAGACGCTCGAGGCCGACGACGACGCGGCGGCCGTCGAGGCCTGA
- the ilvD gene encoding dihydroxy-acid dehydratase, protein MSKQDTPDREQRGGEEKPADLRSREVTEGADRAPHRAMFRAMGFDDEDLSSPMVGVANPAADVTPCNVHLDDVADGAIDGVDDAGGMPIEFGTITISDAISMGTEGMRASLISREVIADSVELVAFGERLDALVTVAGCDKNLPGMLMAAIRTDLPSVFLYGGSILPGQHEGRDVTVQHVFEGVGTYAQGEMSREELDELERNACPGAGSCGGMFTANTMASISEALGLAPLSSASPPAESEGRSRVAERAGELALDAVENDRRPSDILSRASFENAIAVQVAMGGSTNAVLHLLALAQEAGIDLTIEDFDEISRRTPKIANLQPGGSRVMKDLHDAGGVPVVIRRLTEAGLFDGDAMTVTGRTISEELETLDLPADSTLDETDFLRPVDNPFHEEGAIKILQGNLAPDGAVLKVTGEDQFHHEGPARVFESEEDAMQYVQEGGIESGDVIVIRNEGPRGGPGMREMLGVTAAVVGQGHEDDVAMVTDGRFSGATRGPMIGHVAPESFVGGPLGALQDGDHVTIDIPDRSLDVDLSEEEIDRRLDDRERPEPSYAGGVLGKYGAQFGSAADGAVTNPGLER, encoded by the coding sequence ATGAGTAAACAGGACACGCCGGACCGAGAGCAGCGAGGCGGCGAGGAGAAGCCCGCCGACCTCCGGAGCCGGGAAGTGACCGAGGGCGCCGATCGTGCGCCACACCGTGCGATGTTCCGCGCGATGGGGTTCGACGACGAGGACCTCTCCTCTCCGATGGTCGGCGTCGCCAACCCCGCGGCGGACGTGACGCCGTGTAACGTCCACCTCGACGACGTGGCCGACGGCGCGATCGACGGCGTCGACGACGCCGGCGGGATGCCCATCGAGTTCGGGACGATCACGATCTCCGACGCCATCTCGATGGGGACGGAGGGAATGCGCGCGTCGCTGATTTCCCGGGAGGTAATCGCCGACTCCGTCGAACTGGTGGCGTTCGGCGAGCGCCTCGACGCGCTGGTGACGGTTGCGGGCTGTGACAAGAACCTCCCCGGGATGCTGATGGCCGCGATCCGGACCGACCTGCCGAGCGTGTTCCTCTACGGCGGCTCGATCCTTCCCGGCCAGCACGAGGGGCGGGACGTGACCGTCCAGCACGTGTTCGAGGGCGTCGGCACGTACGCACAAGGGGAGATGAGCCGCGAGGAACTGGACGAGTTGGAGCGCAACGCCTGTCCCGGCGCGGGCTCCTGTGGCGGGATGTTCACCGCGAACACGATGGCCTCGATCAGCGAGGCACTCGGGCTCGCACCGCTGAGCAGCGCCTCCCCGCCCGCCGAGAGCGAGGGCCGGAGTCGCGTCGCCGAGCGCGCGGGCGAACTCGCACTCGACGCCGTCGAGAACGACCGCCGCCCCTCCGACATTCTCAGCCGCGCGTCGTTCGAGAACGCGATCGCGGTGCAGGTGGCGATGGGCGGCTCGACGAACGCCGTCCTCCACCTGCTCGCGCTCGCACAGGAGGCTGGGATCGACCTCACGATCGAGGACTTCGACGAGATCAGCCGCCGAACGCCGAAGATCGCGAACCTCCAGCCCGGCGGCTCGCGGGTGATGAAGGACCTCCACGACGCCGGCGGCGTGCCGGTCGTTATCCGCCGGCTGACCGAGGCCGGCCTGTTCGACGGCGACGCGATGACCGTCACGGGTCGAACAATCTCGGAGGAACTAGAGACCCTCGACCTCCCGGCCGACAGCACGCTGGACGAGACGGACTTTCTCCGGCCCGTCGACAACCCGTTCCACGAGGAGGGGGCGATCAAGATCTTGCAGGGGAACCTCGCGCCCGACGGCGCCGTCCTCAAGGTCACCGGCGAGGACCAGTTCCACCACGAGGGGCCGGCCCGCGTCTTCGAGAGCGAGGAGGACGCGATGCAGTACGTGCAGGAGGGCGGGATCGAGTCGGGCGACGTGATCGTGATCCGCAACGAAGGGCCCCGCGGCGGCCCGGGGATGCGCGAGATGCTGGGCGTCACCGCGGCCGTCGTCGGGCAGGGCCACGAGGACGACGTGGCGATGGTGACCGACGGGCGGTTCTCGGGTGCCACAAGGGGTCCGATGATCGGGCACGTCGCCCCGGAGTCGTTCGTCGGCGGCCCGCTCGGCGCGCTGCAGGACGGCGACCACGTCACGATCGACATCCCGGACCGGAGCCTCGACGTGGATCTCTCGGAGGAAGAGATCGACCGACGGCTCGACGACCGGGAGCGCCCGGAACCCTCGTACGCGGGCGGCGTACTCGGAAAGTACGGTGCACAGTTCGGCTCGGCCGCCGACGGCGCAGTCACCAACCCCGGGCTGGAGCGGTAG
- a CDS encoding homocitrate synthase/isopropylmalate synthase family protein, with the protein MRERRKPRRIEFSQGTLRTDPEFATARIFDTTLRDGEQSPRTSFSYDDKREIAAALDSAGVDVIEAGFPVNSDAEFTAVRDIASAADTTVCGLARVVEKDVEAAIDAGVDLVHVFASTSDVQIEDSMHASREAVIERSVDSVERAAESGAEVMFSPMDATRTDPEYLAEVIEAVSDVGVDWINVPDTCGVATPGRFASLIRTVRAHTDARIDVHTHDDFGLASANALAGFEAGADQAQVSVGGIGERAGNAALEQVVMAAESVYGADTGIDTTAITGLARTVEARSSVDQPANAPIVGENAFAHESGIHAAGVIENSATFEPGVMTPEMVGAERELVLGKHTGTHSVRERLREAGYDPTDEQVRAVTREVKDRGADGDEITEETLKTVAEANGVDRDPERVPEGPA; encoded by the coding sequence CTGAGGGAGCGTCGGAAACCCCGGCGGATCGAGTTCTCCCAGGGCACGTTGAGAACTGATCCCGAGTTCGCCACAGCTCGGATCTTCGACACGACCCTGCGAGACGGTGAACAGTCGCCCCGAACTTCGTTCTCCTACGACGACAAACGCGAGATAGCCGCCGCGCTGGACAGCGCCGGCGTCGACGTGATCGAGGCGGGCTTCCCCGTGAACTCCGACGCGGAGTTCACGGCGGTCCGCGACATCGCGTCGGCCGCCGACACAACGGTCTGCGGGCTGGCTCGCGTCGTCGAGAAGGACGTCGAGGCAGCCATCGACGCCGGCGTCGATCTGGTCCACGTGTTCGCGTCGACCAGCGACGTCCAGATCGAGGACTCGATGCACGCCAGCCGCGAGGCAGTGATCGAGCGCTCGGTCGACAGCGTCGAACGCGCCGCCGAATCCGGGGCCGAAGTGATGTTCTCCCCGATGGACGCCACCCGGACCGACCCGGAGTACCTCGCCGAGGTGATCGAGGCGGTCTCGGACGTGGGCGTCGACTGGATCAACGTTCCGGACACCTGCGGGGTCGCGACCCCCGGGCGGTTCGCGTCGCTGATCCGGACGGTCCGGGCGCACACGGACGCCCGGATCGACGTGCACACCCACGACGACTTCGGGCTCGCGAGCGCGAACGCCCTCGCCGGCTTCGAGGCCGGCGCCGATCAGGCGCAGGTCTCCGTCGGCGGCATCGGCGAGCGCGCCGGCAACGCCGCGCTCGAACAGGTCGTCATGGCTGCCGAGAGCGTCTACGGCGCCGACACCGGGATCGACACCACCGCGATCACCGGCCTCGCCCGCACGGTCGAGGCGCGCAGCAGCGTCGACCAGCCGGCCAACGCGCCGATCGTCGGCGAGAACGCGTTCGCCCACGAGTCCGGCATCCACGCCGCGGGCGTCATCGAGAACTCGGCGACGTTCGAGCCCGGCGTGATGACGCCGGAGATGGTCGGCGCCGAGCGCGAGCTGGTGCTGGGCAAGCACACGGGCACCCACTCCGTCCGCGAGCGCCTGCGCGAGGCGGGCTACGACCCGACCGACGAGCAGGTCCGGGCGGTCACTCGCGAGGTGAAGGATCGCGGTGCCGACGGCGACGAGATCACCGAGGAGACGCTGAAGACCGTCGCCGAGGCCAACGGCGTCGACCGCGATCCCGAACGCGTTCCGGAGGGGCCAGCCTGA